Below is a window of Dictyostelium discoideum AX4 chromosome 1 chromosome, whole genome shotgun sequence DNA.
TCCAACTCGTCCATGGATTTTAGCAAGTTTACATTCTGGTTCAATTCATTTATATGATTATCGtattaaaacattattaGAGAAATTTGATGAACATGAaggtaaattaaattttacaaatatatatattttgtaTAATActaacatttttaattatttattatttttttttttttttttaattattataggTCCAGTTAGAGGTATTAATTTTCATATGACACAACCATTATTTGTATCAGGTGGTGatgattataaaattaaagtttgGAATTATAAACAACGTAGATGTTTATTCACATTAAAAGGACATAAAGATTATATTAGAAGTGTTGAATTTCATAGAGAAGCACCATGGATAGTAAGTTCAAGTGATGATATGGTAATTCGTATTTGGAATTGGCAATCACGTACATGTATAGCAGAATTGAATGGTCATAATCATTATGTTATGAGTGCATTATTTCATCCAAAGGATGATTTAGTAGTTTCAGCATCATTGGATCAAACCATTCGTATTTGGGATATCTCTggattgaaaaagaaaatgaccACCGTTAAACCATATAGAGAGAATGATCCAATGCGTTTACAAGATGAATTATTTGGAACTGATATATCGGTTAGATTATCATTGGAAGGTCATGATCGTGGTGTAAATTGGGCAAGTTTCCATCCAACCCAACCATATATCGTATCGGCATCAGACGATCATCAAGTTAAATTATGGCGTATGAATGACCCAATCGTAGATACATTCCGTGGTCATTACAATAATGTATCATGTGCACTCTTTCATCCTCGTCAAGATTTAATCATTTCCAATAGTGAGGATAAGACCATTCGTGTTTGGGATATTATAAAGAAATCTACCGTTCATATGATTCGTCGTGATCATGACCGTTTCTGGACTTTGGCATCTCAtccaaatcaaaatttattcGCTGCTGGTCACGATAGTGGTATGATTGTTTTCAAGTTGGAGAGAGAACGTCCATTGTTTGTTCAAAATGGTGATAGTggtgttttctttttaaagaagaaaaatTTCAACTCTTTTGATTTCCAAGCTGGTCGTACTGTTTCATTATTCCATATCTCCAAATTACCATCAAACAATGGTACTCAAACCATGTCTTACAATCAAACTGAAAGAGCAATTCTCGTCTCATCAGATGCTGAAGGTGGTTCTTATCATCTTTACAAGATTCCACCAAAAGATAGTAACACTGTAAACACAAAGAAAGGTACTGGTGTTGCTGCAATTTTCGTTGGTCGTGATCGTTTCGCCGTTTTAGATAAAGGTAACAATGTTGTCATTAGAGATTTAGAGAATGAAGAGATTAAACGTTGTCAAATTCCATTCACTATCGATTGGATTTATCCATCTGGTTCACCTGGTACCATTTTAATTCAATCTGAAGATAAAATCCATATGTTTGATATTCAACAAAAGAAGATGCTCTGTGAAATTCAAGTACATGGTGTAAGATATGTAATTTGGAGTAAGGATAGAAATTATGTTGCCTTTTTAACACGTGATTTCATCGTTTTAGCCAATAAGAAACTTGAACAAATTTGTATGATTCATGAAACTGTACTTCCAAAGAGTGGTGTTTGGGATGATAATGGTGTTTTCATCTATAGCACTtcaaatcatttgaaatatcTCTTACAAAATGGTGACAATGGTACAATTAGAACTTTGGAATCAACAATCTATATCACTGGtgtaaagaataataaagtaTTTGCAATTGAccgtgaatttaaaaatcgtATCATTGAAATCGATACCACAGAATATGTTCTCAAATTATCATTACTTCAACAAAATTATAATCAAGTTATGACAATCCTCAGAGAGAATCGTTTGGTTGGTAAAGCTATCATTGCTTATCTTCAAAAGAAAGGTTATCCAGATGTAGTTCACTTTGTTAAGGATGATCGTACTCGTTTCAATTTAGCATTGGATGCTGGTAATATCGATATTGCTCTCTCTAGTGCAAAGATTTTAGATGATAAAGATTGTTGGAATCGTTTAGGTGTAGAAGCCCTAAAACAAGGTAATTATCAAGTGGTTGAAATGGCCTACTCTCGTACAAGTGAATTTGATCGTCTTAGTTTCCTCTATCTATTGGTTGGTAATTTAAGTACCCTCAAAAAGATGATTTCTTATGAATCTAGTGATATCATGAGCAGATTCCATTTCTCATTATATTTAGGTGACGTAGaagaaagaattaaaattcttCAAGAGGCAGGTCTTCATCAATTGGCTTATATTACAGCTTCTATTCATGGTTTAACTGAAAAGGCTGAGTCCATTGGTAATTTAATCACTTCCGATGGAAAATCTCAATTACCACAATTACCAAAACAATCTTATCTCTTGGTACCACCTTCACCAATCAATTGTAAtccaaatgaattaaattggCCATTACTTACAACTACAAAATCAGTTTCTGATGTTATGGGTGAAAATAGATTTGGTGTTGAACAATCAACTTCAACTCCAACAGGTGATTGGGAAAGTGATGAAGATATTTTCAGTGAAGGtaaatcacaacaacaatcatcacaacaacaacaacaacaacaacaaaaaggtGATTGGGAagaagatattttaattggagatggtaataatggtggtggtgatgatggtggttgGGAACGTGATGATTTGAAAGGTTTAGAAAAAATTGGTACAGAtggatttaataataaacaaaatgatCATGTTGCATTATTTgtaccaccacaaccagGTCCATCATTCTCAATGATTTGGGCAAGAAATTCACAATTTGCAGTTGATCATATTGCAGCAGGTAGTTTTGAAAGTGCaatgaatattttaaatagtcAAATTGGTGCAGTCAATTTCGATCCAATCAAATCAATGTTTATGAATATCTTTATGGCTACTCGTTCATCATTAGGTTGTAATGCATCAACACCATCACTTTTAATGCCAATTCAAAGAAAGAGTGCAGCACCATACATTACCTATGGACTTGGTCATCTCATTGAACGTTTAAAGACCAACGCCTATAAATCAACAACCGAAGGTAAATTCAATGACGCTCTTTCTCATTTCACTTATATTCTTCATACAATCATCTTTTGTTCAGTTGATAATAAACAAGAAGTGAATGAacttaaagatttaattaacaTTTGTCGTGAATATATCTTGggtattaaaattgaattacaaAGAAAAGAACTCTCAATTGGTGCTCAAAAAGATTCAACACTTGGTAGACAAGCTGAATTGGCCGCTTATTTCACTCATTGTAATTTAGATCCATCTCATTTAATTCTTAGTCTTCGTTCCGCTATGAATTGCGCTTACAAAGTTAAACACTTTAATTTGGCAGCTTCATTTGCACGTCGTCTCATCTCTCTTAATCCAAATCCTGATCTTGCCACTCAAGCTAAAAAAGTTTTCAACTTTGCTCAACAAACTCCAACCCCATCAGatattcaacaattaaactATGATGAACGTAATCCATTTGTAATTTGTGCTCACTCTTATGTACCAATCTATAAAGGTTCTCCATTAATTAAATGTCCATATTGTTCAAGTTGTTATTTACCAACTCATAAAGGTAAAGTTTGTTCAGTTTGTCAAATCTCTGAAATTGGTAAAGATGTTCAAGGTTTACAAGTTATtacaattcaaaaataaaataataaaaaaaaataaaaataaaaatataaaattattattaaaattaaatatataaaaataaaaaataaaaatatataaaaattaataaatatgtttatttattttaattttatttattttatttataaatatttttcagtatttttaattaaatgataataaaaatcaaccaattgtttataatttttaattgttaatcTTTCATCGATACCATGTAAACGTTGAAGATCACTATTTTCGAGTACCATTGGACAAAATCTAAATATATTTTCTGTTAAATTCCAATAATGACGAGTATCAGTATTTGCAATCATAATTGTTGGAGCTACAACAACATCAGGAAATTCTTGAAGAATAGTTGATTGAAGTAAATTGAAAGAttttgaagttgttgaagaTACAGGTGCAGGttcaataatatttgaaatctttgaaattttaacACGATCATCATTGATAACACGATTGACATGATCAATGATATCATTTGTTGAATCACCAGGTACAACTCTAAAATTTATAGTTGCATTTGCTTCCATTGGTATTACATTTGCTTTATTACCAGCATTGAAAATTGTTAAAGCTGTAGTTGTTCTTTGAAGTGCATCCAAAGTTGGTTTAGTTGATAATACTCTAGAGATGATTGGTTCGAATAACCAAAGATTTGAGAAAAGGAAACGATAAGGTAATGAACATTCTCTACCAACGAAATCAAATAGTAATCTAGTTTCACGTAgttttggtgatggtggATTATTTTCAAGTTTTGAGACTGCTTGTGCCAAAACCCCAATTGCACTCTCACGACGTGGCATAGATGAATGACCACCAACGATTGTAACTGATAATTTGATATCGATTGCACCCTTTTCAGTGATACCAACTGATGCGATTGGTTTTGATAAACCTGGGAATACTGGTGGTAAAAGAATTGGTAAACCTTCATCTAAAATGAATTCAAATGGTCCAATTTCATTTGTATCGAAATATTTGTTAATATTGAATGcaccattattaccaccCAATTCTTCATCATGTCCAAATGCAAAATAGATTGAACGTTGTGGTTTAAA
It encodes the following:
- the copA gene encoding WD40 repeat-containing protein, with the protein product MLYKFETKASRVKGLSFHPTRPWILASLHSGSIHLYDYRIKTLLEKFDEHEGPVRGINFHMTQPLFVSGGDDYKIKVWNYKQRRCLFTLKGHKDYIRSVEFHREAPWIVSSSDDMVIRIWNWQSRTCIAELNGHNHYVMSALFHPKDDLVVSASLDQTIRIWDISGLKKKMTTVKPYRENDPMRLQDELFGTDISVRLSLEGHDRGVNWASFHPTQPYIVSASDDHQVKLWRMNDPIVDTFRGHYNNVSCALFHPRQDLIISNSEDKTIRVWDIIKKSTVHMIRRDHDRFWTLASHPNQNLFAAGHDSGMIVFKLERERPLFVQNGDSGVFFLKKKNFNSFDFQAGRTVSLFHISKLPSNNGTQTMSYNQTERAILVSSDAEGGSYHLYKIPPKDSNTVNTKKGTGVAAIFVGRDRFAVLDKGNNVVIRDLENEEIKRCQIPFTIDWIYPSGSPGTILIQSEDKIHMFDIQQKKMLCEIQVHGVRYVIWSKDRNYVAFLTRDFIVLANKKLEQICMIHETVLPKSGVWDDNGVFIYSTSNHLKYLLQNGDNGTIRTLESTIYITGVKNNKVFAIDREFKNRIIEIDTTEYVLKLSLLQQNYNQVMTILRENRLVGKAIIAYLQKKGYPDVVHFVKDDRTRFNLALDAGNIDIALSSAKILDDKDCWNRLGVEALKQGNYQVVEMAYSRTSEFDRLSFLYLLVGNLSTLKKMISYESSDIMSRFHFSLYLGDVEERIKILQEAGLHQLAYITASIHGLTEKAESIGNLITSDGKSQLPQLPKQSYLLVPPSPINCNPNELNWPLLTTTKSVSDVMGENRFGVEQSTSTPTGDWESDEDIFSEGKSQQQSSQQQQQQQQKGDWEEDILIGDGNNGGGDDGGWERDDLKGLEKIGTDGFNNKQNDHVALFVPPQPGPSFSMIWARNSQFAVDHIAAGSFESAMNILNSQIGAVNFDPIKSMFMNIFMATRSSLGCNASTPSLLMPIQRKSAAPYITYGLGHLIERLKTNAYKSTTEGKFNDALSHFTYILHTIIFCSVDNKQEVNELKDLINICREYILGIKIELQRKELSIGAQKDSTLGRQAELAAYFTHCNLDPSHLILSLRSAMNCAYKVKHFNLAASFARRLISLNPNPDLATQAKKVFNFAQQTPTPSDIQQLNYDERNPFVICAHSYVPIYKGSPLIKCPYCSSCYLPTHKGKVCSVCQISEIGKDVQGLQVITIQK
- a CDS encoding peptidase M20 family protein, which produces MDKRKQSDYDNGKSKPTNGSKTTKFNLIKIIIRNLLIGILLMLVLNTIRFTSKQPKVEILSPDHIDSFTTLSDIELAQRLAKATTFKTISFGESDEFDQYEPEFLKFHEFLKITFPKVHKYLKLNIIANYSLVYNWKGLDESLKPILLAGHIDVVPTLFLDKWTHPPFSGHIDDTYIWGRGTMDDKGSVMAILESVEDLLSQGFKPQRSIYFAFGHDEELGGNNGAFNINKYFDTNEIGPFEFILDEGLPILLPPVFPGLSKPIASVGITEKGAIDIKLSVTIVGGHSSMPRRESAIGVLAQAVSKLENNPPSPKLRETRLLFDFVGRECSLPYRFLFSNLWLFEPIISRVLSTKPTLDALQRTTTALTIFNAGNKANVIPMEANATINFRVVPGDSTNDIIDHVNRVINDDRVKISKISNIIEPAPVSSTTSKSFNLLQSTILQEFPDVVVAPTIMIANTDTRHYWNLTENIFRFCPMVLENSDLQRLHGIDERLTIKNYKQLVDFYYHLIKNTEKYL